The proteins below come from a single Syntrophales bacterium genomic window:
- a CDS encoding exodeoxyribonuclease VII small subunit, with protein sequence MAKEKFEGMLEKLEEIVRRMETGEMTLEESLKAFEEGIKLARLCAAKLDEAQRRVDILLKQGEEPVIKPFQEGEEEQ encoded by the coding sequence ATGGCGAAGGAAAAATTTGAAGGTATGCTGGAGAAATTGGAGGAAATTGTCAGAAGGATGGAGACAGGGGAGATGACCCTCGAAGAATCCCTCAAGGCCTTTGAAGAGGGGATAAAACTCGCCCGGCTGTGTGCCGCCAAGCTTGATGAGGCACAGAGGCGGGTTGATATCCTCCTTAAACAGGGGGAAGAACCGGTCATTAAGCCATTTCAAGAAGGGGAAGAGGAACAGTGA
- the xseA gene encoding exodeoxyribonuclease VII large subunit, giving the protein MFREILTVSALNENIKHLLESSFDLLLVEGEISNLRRPASGHLYFTLKDEKSQIRAVIFRSPFVQRPGLDNGGSQGFDIEEGMSVICRARLSVYQPRGEYQLIVSAVELKGLGALQKAFEQLKSRLEAEGLFDPARKKPIPFLPHRIGVITSPTGAVIRDILNITGRRFSSVDIMIAPVRVQGAEAPDEIAGAIADMHAVGDIDVIILARGGGSLEDLAPFNDERVARAIHRSRIPIISAVGHETDFTIADFVADLRAPTPSAAAELVVPVKVKLITSLESLHLRMIVHQHRIMERLRERVSALRERFRDPGRRIADLFITLDDRCERIKSALDNKLTIQRHKELNLNIRLRHAAPLSRIRDGRFVLENLQKNMIAELRNAIEGLKKRVRSDMAVLDTLSPLSVLNRGYSIVRSLPEGLIIRRADAVTVGSDVDVKVSQGGFHARVTRVYEERKRDGEGKI; this is encoded by the coding sequence ATGTTCAGGGAAATACTTACCGTTTCCGCATTAAACGAAAATATCAAACACCTTCTCGAATCAAGCTTTGATCTCCTGCTGGTGGAAGGAGAGATTTCCAACCTGCGCCGGCCGGCTTCCGGTCATCTATACTTCACTCTTAAAGATGAAAAGAGCCAGATCCGGGCCGTTATCTTCCGGTCTCCCTTCGTGCAGAGACCGGGTCTCGACAATGGTGGCAGCCAGGGATTTGATATTGAGGAGGGAATGAGTGTCATCTGCCGGGCCAGGTTAAGTGTTTATCAGCCGAGGGGCGAGTACCAGCTGATTGTCAGCGCCGTGGAATTGAAGGGTCTCGGCGCCCTCCAGAAGGCCTTCGAACAATTGAAATCCCGCCTGGAGGCGGAGGGTCTCTTTGATCCCGCGAGGAAGAAACCTATTCCCTTTCTCCCTCACAGGATCGGAGTGATTACCTCACCGACCGGTGCGGTCATCAGGGATATCCTGAACATTACAGGGCGGCGGTTCTCCTCAGTGGATATCATGATTGCCCCGGTCCGTGTGCAGGGTGCGGAAGCGCCTGACGAAATCGCCGGCGCCATTGCCGATATGCATGCCGTCGGGGATATAGATGTGATTATTCTGGCCAGGGGAGGGGGATCGCTTGAGGACCTTGCCCCTTTCAATGATGAAAGGGTTGCCCGGGCGATTCACCGCTCCCGGATTCCGATCATCTCCGCAGTGGGACATGAAACGGACTTTACCATCGCCGATTTTGTGGCGGACCTCAGGGCCCCTACGCCCTCTGCGGCGGCTGAACTGGTTGTGCCGGTAAAGGTAAAACTCATCACATCCCTCGAATCCCTGCATCTTAGGATGATCGTCCATCAACACCGGATCATGGAGAGACTTCGCGAGAGGGTGTCCGCCCTGAGAGAGCGGTTTAGAGACCCGGGGAGAAGGATTGCCGATCTCTTCATCACTCTTGATGATCGCTGCGAGCGGATCAAATCGGCCCTGGACAACAAATTGACCATACAGAGGCACAAAGAACTCAATCTGAATATCCGTTTAAGACATGCCGCCCCCCTGTCACGGATAAGGGATGGGCGATTTGTCCTTGAAAATTTGCAGAAAAATATGATAGCCGAATTACGTAATGCCATAGAAGGCCTGAAAAAAAGAGTGCGATCAGACATGGCCGTACTGGATACCTTGAGTCCCCTATCCGTCCTGAACAGGGGTTACAGTATCGTCAGAAGCCTTCCCGAGGGTCTCATCATCAGAAGGGCGGATGCCGTCACGGTGGGAAGCGATGTGGACGTCAAGGTTTCACAGGGCGGCTTTCATGCGCGGGTAACCAGGGTTTACGAGGAGAGGAAAAGGGATGGCGAAGGAAAAATTTGA
- a CDS encoding polyprenyl synthetase family protein has protein sequence MSVEHDHNFLMAYLKEKKGIIDEALDRYLPEEENYPPVIFKAVRYSLFAGGKRIRPILCLASAEAVGGGSGESLHSILPVACALELIHTYSLIHDDLPAMDNDDYRRGKPTNHKVFGEGIAILAGDALLTEAFHLMSRRDVMGDVPPELLLTVIHDIAEAAGYFGMVGGQVVDLQSEGKDADNETLHYIHSHKTGAMISASVRAGALLAGAGKNDLHALSAYGRHVGLVFQIADDILNIEGDRKLLGKNTGSDASRGKITFPALMGVETSRRKARELVEQALTDIADFDHRARPLREIARYVISRKS, from the coding sequence GTGAGTGTAGAACATGACCATAATTTCCTGATGGCGTATCTTAAGGAAAAAAAGGGGATCATTGATGAGGCCCTTGACCGTTACCTCCCCGAAGAGGAAAACTACCCGCCGGTGATCTTTAAAGCTGTCCGGTACAGCCTTTTTGCAGGAGGGAAGAGGATCAGGCCGATCTTATGTCTGGCCTCGGCAGAGGCAGTCGGAGGGGGAAGCGGGGAGAGCCTGCATTCAATCCTGCCGGTGGCCTGCGCCTTGGAGCTTATCCATACCTACTCCCTGATTCATGATGACCTTCCCGCCATGGATAACGACGATTACAGGAGAGGGAAACCGACAAATCATAAGGTGTTTGGTGAAGGCATTGCCATTCTGGCCGGTGATGCCCTCCTGACGGAAGCCTTCCACCTGATGTCAAGGCGGGACGTTATGGGAGATGTCCCGCCGGAATTGCTTCTCACCGTAATTCATGATATTGCAGAGGCAGCGGGATACTTCGGAATGGTTGGGGGGCAGGTGGTTGATCTCCAATCGGAGGGGAAGGATGCCGATAACGAAACGCTTCATTACATCCACTCCCATAAGACGGGGGCGATGATCTCTGCTTCTGTCAGGGCGGGTGCATTATTGGCCGGCGCCGGAAAAAACGATCTCCATGCCCTCTCCGCATACGGCAGGCATGTGGGCCTCGTCTTCCAGATAGCAGACGATATCCTCAATATTGAAGGGGACAGGAAGTTGCTGGGAAAGAACACGGGGAGCGATGCCTCGCGTGGTAAGATCACCTTTCCTGCCCTGATGGGCGTGGAAACGTCCCGCAGGAAGGCCCGGGAGCTTGTGGAACAGGCCCTGACCGATATTGCAGACTTTGATCACAGGGCTCGTCCTTTGCGGGAGATAGCAAGGTATGTCATAAGTCGTAAGTCATAA